The sequence CGCACCACTTTCTTccatgtcttcatcgtcatcacctTCGTCTTCACCTTCGGTTTCTTGAGTTTGATTGGGGGTTGGGAAAAAAGATTGCCATTGGGGCGGGATTGCCATATTGTTAAAGGCAAAAGTATCGTATACCGCTTCCTTTAGCAATGGGTTTTCGGAACCCGGTGGTGGTGGTCGTCTTGTTTGacaagttgatgatgaagatgatgtactAGCCGATCCGGGTAACGTTTTACCCACTCCGCGACGGTACCCGCGACGTTTGCCTAAAACTTCCAACATAATGACTTCATCACTCCTTTCCGGATATTTTTCTTTTAATTTCAACATTTTTTCCTACATagttaacaaatattattattagtattatcatataacAATACGACAACCCATATTCACCATTTGacccatatacacatatacatatacttatattgacCCATATTGACTAAATGACTCAATTGGGGACGATTTTAATCCACATTGACCCCAATTGACCATTTGACCCATATTGACCATTTGAcccgtatatacatatacatatacttatattgacCCATATTGACTAATTGACTCAATTTAACCCAATTTTAACCCATATTGACCATTTGgcccacatatacatatacatatacttatattgacCAATTGACTTCATTTAAATCAATTTTAACCCATATTGACCAATTGACTAAATTTAACCCAATTTTAAcccaattgacttttgttgacttcgtttgactttatatatatatatatatatatatatatatatatatatatatatatatatatatatatatatatatatatatatatgtaagtacttACGTGGTTCACCCTAGCTTTATCCCCACTCCATCCACCTTTCTTAAAAGTGTGGTTGTTCTTGAAGTTTTCGATAAGACTCGGAGGATCCAGAGAGGCCTGCAAACACATATTAATATTTGACCATTTAAAATTTACAGACACGTATTAATATTTTCCATAAACTAAAGTTAAAAATAGGATTTACCACACGGTCGGCAATTGACCTGCTACCCTGCGTACTGGCGTATTCCATCTTCGCCCTATTTTTCTTGTTCTGCGCAGAACGAGCCCGGAATTTACTTGAAAGCAAATGGGTCAACGGGGTCAAAATGGCCGATTCACACATATTTGCATACACATATActcttatatatatgtgtgttaatattttaatatatatacccatatatacacatcaatatatatcaatctatatatacacttatacatgCACATATGTACACAAAATCAAAATCCACAAATGGGTCACGGGTTCAAATGGGCGATCTAATCATTAAAATATAAACATATTACACACAATTCATAATTATGGCCACGGGTTTCGGGTCACTACCAACCGAGCATTCCGTATAAAAAGTCCACTTATATAATTTATAACCCAAATTTAACTCACCATTATGGTCACGAGTTAAAAGTCAGCAATCCACACTATTTACATACTTATACCATTTACAATCCAATTATAACTAGAAAAATGGGTCATAGTCTAAAAACGACGAAACCAATCACTACTAAATTAACACGAACGATTCGGGGTCCAAACGGGTAACCCGAACCATCTCGCGTACCAAAAATCGACAAACACCGCCACCATCCGTCAACCGCCACCACTGGCCACCAGCTGCCGCGGGCAGCCGTGGTGGCAGTGGTGGCAGCCCACCGAACAGCAGCAGTAGCAGCTAAAAGCTGCTGTCCACTCCCATGGTACACCAATTTTTTTTTAGCTATATTCAAACCCAAAATTATTTGCTAGCAATTATTCAACTTAAATCTAACATTTATCAAGCAATTTCATCACCAAAATCAAAAGATTCAAGCACCCATTTGCATCATTTAATAACAAATAGTAAAACCCTAAATAAACATAGATTAAGCATAAATTAAAGACAAACCTTGATGCTAGATGTTAAAGGAAGCACGAATCATGATTGAAAGCTTTCAATTTTATCATCCTCTTCAACAATAAAAACTAGGTCTTTCAATGGTGATGGCGAGTGGTGCGTGACAGAGACGAGAGGGAGAGAGatgaacaaacccacaatttaatcttcaattacatcttcatcatcaacaaTTTTGGCTAGGCTTTAGTGTTTGTGATGTGTGTGTTTTTATTTGATCtagataaaaagaaaataaaacaatGTACTGGAACCACAAAAACCACGAGCAGTTTTACT comes from Rutidosis leptorrhynchoides isolate AG116_Rl617_1_P2 chromosome 4, CSIRO_AGI_Rlap_v1, whole genome shotgun sequence and encodes:
- the LOC139843676 gene encoding uncharacterized protein; the protein is MEYASTQGSRSIADRVASLDPPSLIENFKNNHTFKKGGWSGDKARVNHEKMLKLKEKYPERSDEVIMLEVLGKRRGYRRGVGKTLPGSASTSSSSSTCQTRRPPPPGSENPLLKEAVYDTFAFNNMAIPPQWQSFFPTPNQTQETEGEDEGDDDEDMEESGASQSESDEENEDEAR